Proteins co-encoded in one Pseudomonas beijingensis genomic window:
- a CDS encoding BrnA antitoxin family protein codes for MSKTSKTGWERLAKLNDGDIDTSDISELGEDFFRRTELRVPVKQAVTIRLDADVVEWFKGQDAGYQTRINQFLRQYMQAKQG; via the coding sequence ATGTCGAAAACGTCGAAAACTGGCTGGGAGCGCCTGGCCAAGTTGAATGACGGGGACATCGATACCAGCGATATCTCCGAACTGGGTGAAGATTTCTTCCGCCGCACTGAGCTGCGGGTGCCGGTAAAGCAGGCGGTGACCATTCGCCTTGATGCCGATGTGGTGGAGTGGTTCAAGGGGCAGGACGCGGGTTATCAGACACGCATCAATCAGTTCCTTCGCCAATACATGCAGGCCAAGCAGGGATGA
- a CDS encoding DUF637 domain-containing protein: MRWSARKNSPVSAASLDNRGGILSSGGDQTLTVTGGLLNNAQGGLIDSGALLVMNAMTLGNAGGTVNAQKALNFTGTSLDNSGGSLIGNAAVTLGLKGALDNHGAKLASAGPLTVQGATAINNQGGQLVSQGEMTLGTGSLDNSNTGTIAAKNALAITASGAVQNHSNGLIYSQTADVALNAASLANGQGEMQGQTGLSLELRAGLDNQGGKLIAQTGDVNLTAANIDNRGGTLASLKDALVARTVGVLRNGFDVNNKGGVIQGQRLDLRALAGLNNNGGRIAAQAGDVVIDTASLNNRSGGLYASGLIKVAGTGASLDNTAGQLAGNAIHLDLDGALTNRGGILESDSTLVVSAASVDNQTGQLRALGGAGKTDFQIGSLFDNRNGKLESANNHLTLSANSFLNSGGQLLHLGDGTFDISLANVTGAGGDIVTRGGLTLKADTWTNTSAIQAGRLTVDVNNFTQTATGQLLASTQLEGKGGNWVNNGLIASDGGMGLQLTGRYSGNGRVTSLGDMTVDAAAIDLSSVASMTGGGTTTIGGHGGLGSLSNYGRLTSAGALNINAGTVNNYGTVAGADGLKLTASTLLNDQGGFLFSGGDMKLRAGSFTNRKSDVYALGNIDVARNDLGGRSALMENDSGTMESGRDFSINADSIINKRGDFKTEAELYSSAIGVRCYSCVTLPASWGDRPDYHFVFEEKYKVKVVEGESSSAASISSGMNLIVKGDYFLNYNSSVSAKNNITIDVSKFENSGTALGDYVSQKYYADQGSSFRDRADRWWDLVNYNIYNDAEYNKNIHFWNVAGVESMVQPKLTVVGNGSGQEPDRYQIFGPAVLELGTSGARIDPVVFGVSQYANGIRTEVPDFIKSATPFNQIVISSTSADNFSPAIIQAGGNVSITATNKITNGVERPFSTGITTSSRNTTTAASGSGKTTVVTLNSQLPPDLAQQQINPLTLPGFSLPTGQNGLFRLSGQGASDAPVSQTPAVSQNWTIGGASVSASNRSTAAPTANVRDIQITDVTQVSAAERQVQLLNRDSGGVTAGASAIQVTAPTDSSTGTPQLPGHSLDGTITRGADIALDTSGTPPIGVSRPTDASVSAPVPVAGQTVARVTGLPSATVTSKPQKYLIETNPVLTDLKSFTSSDYLLTKLGYDADTSAKRLGDGLFEQRLIQQAVVARTGQRFIDGQTSDEAMFKYLMNNAIASKDALNLSVGVTLTAQQVAALTHDIVWLEEHEVNGEKVLVPVLYMAQANNRLAPNGALIAGQNVTLIAGKDLENAGTLRATKNLSASAGENLTNSGLIEAGNRLDLLAGNNIVNKSGGIIAGRDISMNAIVGDIINERTLTTASISNKGHTQRQDYADNASRIEAANDLTMGVGRDVNSVGSVMVSGRDTQIDAGRDVNIVSAQQQTSNTGGTRRSSISQLGSEVDAGRDVTVNAGRDFNAIASQISADRNVALAADENMTISSGANETHSYYKSKKVTAQEDHVKQIGSAISAGGDVKLNAGKDMALISSRINAGDEAYLVAGENLALLAAQDSDYSLYEKKKKGSWGKKQSRRDELTKVTHVGSEITTGGDLTLVSGEDQHYQVAKLNSGNDLTIQSGGSITFEGVKDLQKEDHSKSKSSMAWSSMSGKGHTDETLRQTQMVAAGAITIKAVDGLNIDLKQVNQDTVHQSIKAMVDADPQLAWLAEAEKRGDVDWRQVKEVHDSYKYSHSGMGPAVQMIIAILVVYFTAGAASGLIGTMAGSTAAAGSGTAFAAAGTATASAVAGGAAAGSTVAAGWANVALTAIATGAASNATVSFINNGGNLGAVFKDVTSADALRGYVVSGVTAGLTASIFDKMTNTTTTVEGALPNAGKVVAQGGLSSLEGIGRFGANQLLQNGTSTLLDRALGGDSQFDNALRSSLANTFAAAGFNLVGDLGKKFDLKEGGLAKVGLHAVMGGLAAEAAGGDFKTGALAAGLNETLVDTLAKQYEGMQPEQKQKLLVMNSQLIGVLAAAAAGGNAADLQTGSWAAQNSTQYNRQLHPDEIEFASDKERVKRYAAQNGLTEEKAQQELLRTAAAMVDRGWDSVLTEGKTARAADYLRVELNQYKNDSLFKVSLADYNNERVGLVELFKDKTSLEKMLKNVALVDPLDYRTDARYMREVLDAKGRGSQEGFALAVEGMASGPSKAALWAMGAANCPSCAAADVQEAWNSVLKIPEELRLKGFLDNLHIMQGGGAGVVQSNEASSTAIGIGIGVALEGGLVSGKTPKSTLDGTKGGSPETVTYFRVEGGGSGTQSSQYRISANDDGTITINPGCAGQLCVSVGNAEHATYYLTNRRPDGSVVVFDVDAALHKEIMDRVIPQRPVDGIPRDPDAPKRVDKNQPGYSLELPKMWESLLEKNSSNARVYTQDEFLKEFKQ; the protein is encoded by the coding sequence GTGCGCTGGTCGGCCAGAAAAAACTCACCCGTCAGCGCCGCCAGCCTGGATAACCGTGGCGGGATTCTGTCCAGCGGCGGCGACCAGACCTTGACCGTCACTGGCGGTTTGCTGAACAACGCCCAAGGCGGCTTGATCGACAGCGGCGCCCTTCTGGTCATGAACGCCATGACCCTGGGCAACGCCGGCGGTACTGTCAACGCGCAAAAAGCCTTGAACTTCACCGGCACCTCCCTGGACAACAGCGGCGGTAGCCTGATCGGCAACGCTGCCGTGACCCTGGGTCTCAAGGGGGCTTTGGACAACCACGGTGCCAAGCTTGCCAGCGCTGGCCCGTTGACGGTTCAGGGTGCGACCGCGATCAACAACCAAGGCGGTCAATTGGTTAGCCAGGGCGAAATGACCCTGGGCACCGGCAGCCTGGACAACAGCAATACCGGCACCATCGCCGCAAAAAATGCGCTGGCGATCACTGCCTCCGGAGCCGTGCAGAACCACAGCAACGGCCTGATCTACAGCCAGACGGCCGACGTTGCACTCAATGCCGCGAGCCTTGCCAACGGCCAGGGCGAGATGCAAGGCCAGACCGGCTTGAGTCTTGAACTGCGCGCAGGCCTGGACAACCAGGGCGGTAAGCTCATCGCCCAAACCGGCGATGTCAACCTGACCGCGGCCAACATCGACAACCGTGGCGGCACCCTCGCCAGCCTCAAGGACGCCCTTGTGGCGAGAACCGTGGGCGTGCTGCGTAACGGCTTCGATGTGAACAACAAGGGCGGCGTGATCCAAGGCCAACGCCTGGACCTGCGCGCCTTGGCCGGGCTGAACAACAACGGTGGTCGGATCGCCGCGCAGGCCGGCGATGTCGTCATCGACACCGCCAGCCTGAACAACCGCAGCGGCGGTCTCTACGCCTCTGGGCTGATCAAGGTCGCCGGCACCGGTGCCAGCCTGGACAACACCGCCGGCCAGCTCGCTGGCAACGCTATCCATTTGGATCTGGACGGCGCCCTGACCAACCGTGGCGGCATTCTGGAAAGCGACAGCACCTTGGTGGTCAGCGCCGCCAGCGTCGATAACCAGACCGGCCAACTGCGTGCCCTAGGGGGCGCTGGCAAAACCGATTTCCAGATCGGCAGTCTCTTCGACAACCGTAACGGCAAGCTGGAAAGCGCCAACAATCACCTGACCCTATCCGCCAACAGCTTCCTCAACAGCGGCGGCCAATTGCTGCATCTGGGCGACGGTACATTCGACATTTCCCTGGCCAACGTCACTGGCGCCGGCGGCGATATCGTCACCCGTGGCGGCCTGACGCTCAAAGCCGACACCTGGACCAATACCAGCGCCATCCAGGCCGGACGGCTGACGGTCGACGTCAACAACTTCACCCAGACTGCGACCGGGCAATTGCTGGCTTCGACGCAACTGGAAGGTAAGGGCGGGAACTGGGTTAACAACGGGTTGATCGCCAGTGATGGTGGCATGGGCTTGCAGTTGACCGGGCGGTACAGCGGCAATGGCCGAGTCACCAGCCTGGGCGACATGACGGTAGACGCTGCTGCGATCGACTTGAGCAGCGTGGCGAGTATGACCGGCGGCGGAACTACGACGATCGGTGGGCACGGCGGCCTGGGCAGCCTGAGCAACTACGGGCGGCTGACGTCGGCGGGTGCGCTGAATATCAATGCGGGCACCGTCAATAACTACGGAACGGTTGCCGGTGCGGATGGATTGAAGTTGACGGCTTCGACCTTGCTGAATGATCAAGGTGGGTTCTTGTTCAGCGGTGGGGACATGAAGCTGCGGGCGGGAAGTTTTACCAACCGTAAGTCGGATGTTTATGCGTTAGGGAACATTGATGTAGCGCGCAATGACCTGGGGGGACGGTCGGCGTTGATGGAGAATGATTCGGGCACCATGGAGAGTGGGCGGGATTTTTCTATTAATGCGGATTCTATTATTAATAAACGGGGGGATTTTAAGACTGAGGCGGAGTTGTATTCTTCTGCTATAGGGGTCCGGTGTTATAGCTGCGTTACATTGCCGGCTTCCTGGGGTGATAGACCCGATTATCATTTTGTTTTTGAGGAGAAATATAAAGTCAAAGTCGTGGAGGGTGAAAGCTCCAGTGCGGCCTCTATATCGTCAGGTATGAATTTAATTGTAAAGGGTGATTATTTTTTAAATTATAATTCGTCAGTCTCAGCCAAAAACAATATAACCATCGATGTCTCGAAATTTGAGAATTCCGGGACGGCGTTAGGTGATTATGTTAGTCAAAAATATTATGCGGATCAAGGCAGTAGTTTTCGTGATAGAGCTGATCGTTGGTGGGATTTAGTTAATTACAATATTTATAATGATGCTGAATATAATAAAAATATTCATTTCTGGAACGTAGCGGGCGTTGAATCTATGGTTCAACCGAAGCTCACAGTAGTCGGGAATGGAAGTGGTCAGGAGCCTGATCGTTATCAGATTTTTGGTCCGGCTGTTTTGGAGCTTGGGACTTCTGGCGCACGAATTGATCCAGTTGTATTTGGTGTCTCTCAATACGCAAACGGAATCAGAACGGAGGTTCCAGATTTTATAAAAAGCGCTACTCCATTTAATCAAATAGTTATTTCATCTACCTCGGCTGATAACTTTTCCCCAGCTATCATCCAAGCCGGCGGCAACGTCTCAATTACCGCAACAAACAAAATCACCAACGGTGTGGAGCGGCCATTCTCCACCGGCATAACAACTTCGTCCCGCAACACCACAACCGCCGCTTCAGGCTCAGGCAAAACCACGGTCGTGACCCTGAACAGCCAACTCCCACCGGACTTGGCCCAGCAACAAATAAACCCCCTGACACTTCCCGGTTTCAGCCTCCCCACGGGGCAAAACGGCCTGTTCCGGCTGAGCGGGCAGGGCGCCAGTGACGCGCCAGTCTCCCAGACGCCGGCCGTGTCGCAGAACTGGACAATCGGCGGCGCCAGCGTGAGCGCATCGAATCGATCCACCGCCGCTCCAACCGCTAATGTGCGCGACATCCAGATCACCGATGTCACCCAGGTTTCCGCCGCCGAACGACAGGTGCAGTTGTTGAATCGTGATAGCGGCGGTGTCACCGCCGGCGCGTCCGCCATTCAGGTCACCGCCCCAACGGACTCATCCACAGGCACGCCGCAACTGCCAGGGCATTCCCTTGACGGCACCATCACCCGTGGTGCCGACATTGCGCTGGATACTTCGGGCACTCCACCGATCGGCGTCAGTCGCCCAACCGACGCCTCGGTAAGCGCGCCAGTGCCTGTCGCCGGCCAAACGGTGGCGCGGGTCACGGGGCTGCCCAGCGCAACCGTGACTTCCAAACCGCAAAAGTACCTGATCGAGACCAATCCGGTCCTCACCGACCTCAAGTCATTCACGAGTTCGGATTATCTGCTGACAAAACTCGGTTACGACGCGGACACCAGCGCCAAGCGGTTGGGTGACGGCTTGTTCGAACAACGTCTGATCCAACAGGCCGTCGTCGCCCGCACCGGCCAACGCTTCATCGACGGCCAGACCTCCGACGAGGCGATGTTCAAGTACCTGATGAACAACGCCATCGCCAGCAAGGACGCACTCAACCTGTCGGTAGGCGTCACCCTCACCGCCCAACAAGTCGCCGCCCTGACCCATGACATCGTCTGGCTCGAAGAGCACGAAGTGAACGGCGAAAAGGTGCTGGTGCCGGTGCTGTATATGGCCCAGGCCAATAATCGTCTGGCGCCTAATGGGGCGTTGATTGCCGGTCAGAACGTTACGTTGATTGCCGGCAAGGATCTTGAAAACGCCGGCACGCTTCGGGCTACGAAAAACCTCTCCGCATCCGCTGGCGAGAACCTGACCAACAGCGGATTGATTGAAGCCGGCAACCGTCTCGACCTGTTGGCCGGCAACAACATCGTCAATAAATCCGGCGGCATCATCGCCGGGCGTGACATCAGCATGAATGCGATAGTTGGCGACATAATCAACGAGCGCACGTTGACCACCGCAAGTATCAGCAACAAGGGTCATACCCAACGGCAGGACTACGCGGATAACGCCTCGCGTATCGAGGCGGCCAACGACCTGACCATGGGCGTCGGTCGAGACGTCAACAGCGTTGGCAGCGTCATGGTCAGCGGCCGCGATACGCAAATCGATGCAGGACGGGATGTGAATATCGTCTCTGCGCAGCAACAGACCTCCAATACCGGTGGTACCCGTAGAAGTTCAATCTCCCAACTGGGCTCGGAGGTGGATGCGGGTCGCGATGTCACTGTGAACGCAGGTCGAGACTTCAACGCCATCGCGAGCCAGATCAGTGCCGACCGCAATGTAGCCTTGGCCGCCGACGAGAACATGACAATCTCTTCTGGCGCTAACGAAACACACTCTTACTACAAGTCGAAAAAAGTCACGGCCCAAGAGGACCACGTCAAACAGATCGGCAGCGCTATCAGTGCGGGTGGTGACGTGAAGTTGAATGCTGGAAAAGATATGGCGCTGATCTCCAGCCGTATCAACGCCGGTGACGAAGCTTATCTGGTGGCTGGAGAAAACCTGGCGCTTCTGGCCGCACAGGACAGCGACTATTCGCTGTATGAGAAAAAGAAGAAGGGCAGTTGGGGGAAGAAACAGAGCCGGCGTGATGAGCTGACCAAGGTGACTCATGTGGGGAGTGAGATCACCACTGGGGGCGATCTGACATTGGTTTCCGGTGAAGATCAGCATTATCAGGTAGCCAAGCTGAACAGTGGCAATGACCTGACGATACAAAGTGGAGGCTCGATTACCTTCGAAGGTGTGAAGGATCTGCAAAAAGAAGACCATTCAAAAAGCAAAAGCAGCATGGCCTGGAGTTCGATGTCGGGCAAAGGTCACACCGACGAAACTCTGCGTCAGACACAGATGGTCGCTGCCGGCGCCATCACGATCAAAGCTGTCGATGGGTTGAACATTGATCTCAAACAGGTCAACCAAGACACCGTCCACCAGTCGATCAAGGCGATGGTCGACGCAGACCCGCAACTGGCGTGGTTGGCTGAAGCTGAGAAGCGTGGTGACGTGGATTGGCGGCAGGTCAAGGAAGTTCATGACTCCTATAAGTACAGCCACTCCGGCATGGGGCCGGCTGTGCAGATGATTATTGCGATCCTCGTCGTGTACTTCACTGCGGGTGCCGCCAGCGGTCTGATCGGCACTATGGCCGGAAGCACCGCAGCTGCCGGTTCAGGTACCGCCTTTGCAGCAGCCGGAACAGCCACCGCATCGGCAGTAGCCGGCGGCGCTGCAGCCGGGTCAACAGTGGCCGCCGGTTGGGCGAACGTGGCGCTCACGGCTATCGCAACGGGCGCTGCGAGCAATGCAACCGTGAGTTTCATTAATAACGGCGGCAACTTGGGAGCGGTATTCAAGGATGTGACTTCTGCGGATGCCTTGCGTGGTTATGTGGTGTCCGGTGTTACAGCAGGATTAACCGCCAGCATCTTCGACAAGATGACCAATACCACCACCACCGTGGAGGGCGCCTTGCCTAACGCAGGCAAGGTAGTGGCCCAAGGTGGCCTGTCGAGCCTGGAAGGAATCGGTCGGTTCGGCGCTAACCAATTGCTGCAGAACGGTACCTCAACCCTGCTGGATCGAGCGCTTGGTGGTGACAGCCAGTTCGATAACGCCCTGCGTAGCAGTTTGGCGAACACCTTTGCTGCGGCGGGATTCAATCTCGTTGGGGATCTTGGCAAGAAATTCGATTTGAAAGAAGGGGGGCTGGCCAAGGTTGGCTTGCACGCGGTCATGGGCGGACTGGCCGCTGAGGCGGCTGGCGGTGATTTCAAGACTGGCGCATTAGCCGCCGGCTTGAACGAGACTCTGGTTGATACTCTGGCCAAGCAGTACGAGGGCATGCAGCCCGAGCAGAAGCAAAAGCTTCTGGTGATGAACTCTCAACTGATCGGGGTGCTCGCGGCGGCGGCAGCCGGCGGCAATGCGGCAGACTTGCAAACCGGTTCATGGGCTGCGCAGAACAGTACGCAATACAACCGTCAGCTGCACCCGGATGAAATCGAATTTGCCAGCGATAAAGAGCGCGTAAAACGATACGCGGCGCAGAATGGCTTAACCGAAGAAAAAGCACAGCAGGAACTGCTACGCACCGCCGCTGCCATGGTAGACCGTGGTTGGGACAGCGTGCTGACGGAGGGCAAGACGGCGAGGGCAGCTGATTATCTTCGAGTGGAGTTGAATCAGTACAAGAACGACAGTTTGTTCAAGGTGTCGTTGGCCGATTACAACAATGAGCGTGTTGGCTTGGTCGAGTTGTTCAAAGACAAGACTTCACTCGAAAAAATGCTCAAGAACGTTGCATTGGTTGATCCGCTGGACTACCGGACCGATGCACGCTACATGCGTGAAGTGCTTGATGCCAAGGGGCGAGGAAGCCAGGAAGGATTCGCCTTGGCAGTGGAGGGCATGGCAAGCGGTCCGTCGAAGGCGGCGCTTTGGGCAATGGGAGCGGCCAACTGTCCTAGCTGTGCAGCGGCTGATGTGCAGGAGGCCTGGAACTCAGTATTGAAGATTCCAGAGGAGCTTCGTCTGAAGGGCTTTCTGGACAATCTGCATATCATGCAGGGCGGCGGTGCTGGGGTTGTACAGTCGAATGAGGCATCCAGCACCGCGATTGGTATTGGTATTGGGGTTGCGTTGGAGGGTGGGCTTGTCTCCGGGAAAACGCCTAAATCCACGCTCGACGGTACAAAAGGCGGTTCTCCAGAAACAGTCACCTATTTCAGAGTTGAGGGGGGCGGATCGGGAACACAATCCAGCCAGTACCGCATTAGCGCAAATGATGATGGAACCATCACCATCAATCCTGGTTGCGCGGGCCAACTTTGTGTGAGCGTTGGTAATGCTGAGCACGCCACTTACTATTTGACGAACAGACGACCTGATGGATCTGTAGTAGTCTTCGACGTTGACGCAGCTCTTCATAAGGAAATCATGGATCGAGTAATTCCCCAGCGGCCCGTCGATGGAATTCCGAGGGATCCTGATGCACCGAAGAGGGTAGACAAAAATCAGCCCGGTTACTCCCTCGAGTTACCCAAGATGTGGGAGTCGCTACTCGAAAAGAATTCGAGTAACGCCCGTGTTTATACACAGGATGAATTTTTGAAGGAGTTCAAGCAATGA
- a CDS encoding RDD family protein: MITHGNQQHSKDESETQKIGGLGRRWGGQIIDPLVSLFLFGLIGRTAELLDCRQTWLAFWPWALVRRITCAPMRCRTNGQSPGKKLLGMPVIDERSVLNCNLYQSFMRNIITPFLSIFDWILFYLVHGNGLVTCSYLRLCSALSRK; this comes from the coding sequence GTGATAACACATGGGAATCAGCAGCACTCAAAGGACGAATCAGAAACCCAAAAAATTGGCGGCCTGGGGCGTCGGTGGGGGGGACAGATCATTGACCCCCTAGTTTCCCTTTTTCTATTCGGCCTCATAGGGCGTACAGCCGAGTTATTGGATTGCCGCCAAACATGGTTGGCTTTCTGGCCTTGGGCTTTGGTGCGGCGCATTACTTGTGCTCCGATGCGATGCCGAACGAACGGTCAAAGCCCGGGTAAGAAACTGTTGGGAATGCCTGTGATCGACGAGCGCAGCGTCCTTAACTGCAATCTCTACCAATCGTTTATGCGTAACATCATTACACCGTTTCTGAGTATTTTTGATTGGATATTATTTTATTTGGTTCACGGAAACGGCTTGGTGACATGCTCGTATCTACGATTGTGTTCCGCTCTAAGCCGTAAGTAA
- a CDS encoding DUF4291 domain-containing protein yields the protein MQSQLEPSSQTTPLRQIRALYDDKTIRIYQAYSDAIADAALSLGTFASPPFKMERMTWIKPSFLWMMYRSGWGLKDAGQSRILAIDISREGFEWALAHSSLSHPDDSMSKEEWLNVKENAPVRIQWDPERDLHLQPQIHRAIQIGLSKQAVALYVNEWIQNITDITPLAHSIHKLVLENEIEEARKLLPIEKVY from the coding sequence ATGCAAAGTCAGTTGGAGCCTTCATCCCAAACTACACCACTGCGCCAGATTCGCGCTTTGTACGACGACAAGACCATTCGCATCTACCAAGCCTATTCGGATGCTATCGCCGATGCGGCGCTGAGCCTTGGCACCTTCGCGTCACCGCCGTTCAAGATGGAGCGGATGACGTGGATAAAGCCATCATTTCTCTGGATGATGTACCGATCAGGTTGGGGGTTGAAGGACGCAGGTCAGTCTAGAATCCTGGCAATCGATATTTCACGAGAAGGCTTCGAATGGGCCTTAGCCCATAGCAGCCTCAGCCATCCCGACGATTCAATGAGCAAGGAAGAATGGCTCAACGTGAAAGAGAATGCGCCAGTCCGCATACAGTGGGATCCAGAACGAGACTTGCATCTACAACCCCAAATACACCGCGCCATTCAGATAGGCCTAAGCAAGCAAGCAGTAGCGCTTTACGTCAACGAATGGATACAGAACATAACCGATATAACTCCGTTGGCGCACAGCATCCACAAATTGGTGCTTGAGAACGAAATTGAGGAAGCACGCAAATTACTTCCAATTGAAAAAGTGTATTAA
- a CDS encoding type II toxin-antitoxin system RelE/ParE family toxin, translated as MIKSFQHKGLRKLFDTGTTAGVQPAHAKRLRMQLAALNTAMTIDDMDIPGFRLHPLKGEMHGRWSVMVNGNWRLTFEFRDGNAYVLDYEDYH; from the coding sequence ATGATCAAGTCTTTTCAACACAAAGGGCTACGCAAGCTCTTCGATACGGGCACTACGGCAGGCGTGCAGCCCGCTCACGCCAAGCGGCTACGAATGCAGCTAGCGGCCTTGAATACAGCCATGACGATTGATGACATGGATATTCCCGGCTTCCGCCTTCACCCGCTAAAAGGCGAAATGCATGGGCGCTGGTCAGTCATGGTGAATGGCAATTGGCGGCTGACGTTCGAGTTTCGCGATGGAAACGCTTACGTCCTGGACTACGAGGATTACCACTGA